One genomic segment of Coraliomargarita parva includes these proteins:
- a CDS encoding cbb3-type cytochrome c oxidase subunit I, producing MSQHATIPDAPANPYSTTDEDVRAELSEIDGSIRSAALFFTISAIFWLLAGTVFALITAYKAHEPAFLTGTEFTTFGRMRSAHLNAMALGWGNNIIFAVGLWIMARLCRAPIRHGGMLQIAGIIWNIGLTVGIFGIIRGDITSVEWLEIPQYATPMLALGYALVGVWGIMTFRFRKGEHVYVSQWYILGALFWFPWLYIVAQIMIIWFPARGVVQAVTNWWFAHNVLGLWLTPMALGTAYYLIPKVLGRPIYSYYLSMLGFWTLALFYNWAGVHHLIAGPIPVWLISAAIVGSVMMVIPVVVVAINHHMSVVWLHKQVWRSPTLRFVVFGAISYTMVSLIGSAMALRSVNEITHFTHFTVGHAHHGVYAFFTMIMFGAVYYMMPRLLKREWPSASLIRIHFWGTSIGITIMLVALHYAGWIQGLEMNNAEIPFLEIVKHTVPWLKARSVSGIFLTVGHVAFAVNFFWMLFAAGAIKAKEGPTLLQDAGKEGGVA from the coding sequence ATGAGTCAGCATGCAACTATTCCGGACGCGCCGGCCAATCCGTATTCAACAACGGATGAGGACGTGCGCGCGGAGCTCAGTGAAATCGACGGTTCGATCCGGTCGGCTGCCCTGTTTTTTACCATCTCGGCCATTTTCTGGCTGTTGGCGGGCACCGTCTTCGCACTGATTACGGCATATAAGGCGCACGAGCCTGCATTCCTTACCGGCACCGAGTTCACGACCTTCGGCCGCATGCGCTCGGCACACCTCAATGCCATGGCGCTCGGGTGGGGGAACAATATCATTTTCGCAGTGGGCTTGTGGATCATGGCTCGTCTGTGCCGGGCACCGATCCGCCACGGCGGCATGCTGCAGATCGCCGGCATTATTTGGAATATCGGTCTCACGGTCGGTATCTTCGGTATCATTCGAGGAGACATCACCTCGGTCGAGTGGCTGGAAATTCCGCAGTATGCGACTCCCATGCTTGCGCTGGGCTATGCCTTGGTCGGGGTGTGGGGCATTATGACTTTCCGTTTCCGCAAAGGGGAACACGTGTATGTCTCCCAGTGGTACATTCTCGGTGCCCTGTTCTGGTTTCCATGGCTCTACATCGTGGCCCAGATCATGATCATCTGGTTCCCCGCACGCGGGGTGGTTCAGGCCGTGACCAACTGGTGGTTTGCCCACAACGTGCTCGGCCTTTGGCTCACGCCGATGGCCCTCGGTACTGCCTACTACCTCATCCCGAAGGTGCTGGGGCGCCCCATATATTCCTACTATTTGTCCATGCTCGGTTTCTGGACGCTCGCCCTGTTCTACAACTGGGCGGGGGTGCACCACTTGATTGCAGGTCCGATTCCCGTCTGGCTGATTTCCGCCGCTATTGTCGGTTCGGTCATGATGGTGATCCCCGTCGTCGTGGTGGCGATCAACCACCACATGTCGGTGGTCTGGCTGCATAAGCAGGTCTGGCGCAGTCCGACCCTCCGCTTCGTGGTCTTCGGGGCGATTTCCTACACCATGGTCAGCTTGATCGGTTCCGCCATGGCCCTGCGCTCGGTCAACGAGATCACCCACTTTACCCACTTTACGGTCGGCCACGCCCACCACGGGGTCTACGCCTTCTTCACCATGATCATGTTCGGTGCGGTTTACTACATGATGCCACGCCTACTGAAGCGTGAATGGCCGTCCGCCTCGCTCATCCGTATCCACTTCTGGGGCACGTCGATCGGTATCACTATCATGCTGGTTGCGCTGCACTATGCCGGATGGATTCAGGGCTTGGAAATGAACAACGCCGAAATCCCTTTCCTTGAAATCGTGAAACACACCGTGCCTTGGCTGAAGGCCCGTTCCGTTTCCGGTATTTTCCTGACCGTGGGGCACGTTGCCTTTGCCGTGAATTTCTTCTGGATGCTCTTTGCCGCCGGTGCGATCAAGGCGAAGGAAGGACCGACCCTTCTGCAGGACGCCGGCAAGGAAGGAGGTGTCGCGTAA
- a CDS encoding c-type cytochrome → MKIFLTIYVLAIVCVVSIFGFRGSTSKKEPLEVFPDMDRQARYKPQAENSFFADGRNDRPVPANTVARGNYLNYDEVFSADFEDTVLGNSAYLYGKNPDGSFYQGFPVEPTNELMLKGQQKFNIFCAACHGEAGDGNGVTKPYGVLAANYHDDRLRGVEDGYLYDVISNGKGLMFGLKDRLTPEERWAIVLYVRALQRSQNAEAAELSETKRTELGI, encoded by the coding sequence ATGAAGATTTTTCTTACCATCTACGTATTAGCCATCGTCTGTGTGGTTTCGATTTTCGGTTTCCGGGGATCGACCAGCAAGAAGGAGCCGCTCGAGGTCTTCCCCGACATGGACCGCCAGGCCCGCTACAAGCCGCAGGCCGAGAACAGCTTCTTTGCCGACGGTCGCAACGATCGTCCGGTACCGGCCAACACCGTGGCACGCGGCAACTACCTCAACTATGACGAGGTCTTTTCCGCCGACTTCGAGGATACCGTGCTGGGCAACTCCGCCTACCTGTACGGCAAGAATCCCGATGGGTCCTTCTACCAAGGCTTCCCGGTTGAGCCGACCAACGAGCTCATGCTCAAGGGCCAGCAGAAGTTCAACATCTTCTGTGCCGCCTGCCACGGCGAGGCCGGTGACGGCAACGGCGTGACCAAGCCTTACGGGGTCTTGGCGGCCAACTACCACGACGACCGCCTGCGCGGGGTCGAGGACGGCTACCTTTATGATGTCATCTCCAACGGCAAGGGCTTGATGTTCGGTCTGAAGGACCGCCTCACCCCGGAAGAACGTTGGGCAATTGTCTTGTATGTCCGGGCATTGCAGCGCTCCCAGAATGCGGAAGCCGCTGAGCTGTCTGAAACGAAACGCACGGAGCTGGGAATTTAA
- a CDS encoding DUF3341 domain-containing protein, giving the protein MSDKYGIIASFPDTPSFYHAAEKVRDAGYRKWDTYSSFPVHGMPAAQGQPRSKVPIFTFCGGLTGFLTGLTIVWFMNYFNYPLIVGGKPFFSPVFPFPIMYELTILLSAFGTLGGMFITNLLPQHYNSLFNSDTFLEVAGDRLVIAIESRDPKFDPVATRQFLEEIGGSDIEEVSA; this is encoded by the coding sequence ATGTCTGACAAATACGGAATTATCGCTAGTTTTCCGGACACGCCGTCATTCTACCATGCGGCGGAGAAGGTACGTGACGCAGGCTACAGGAAGTGGGACACCTATTCCTCCTTCCCGGTGCACGGGATGCCGGCCGCCCAGGGGCAGCCGCGCTCCAAGGTGCCGATCTTCACATTCTGCGGCGGTCTCACCGGTTTCCTCACCGGCCTGACGATCGTCTGGTTCATGAACTACTTCAACTACCCGCTGATCGTGGGGGGGAAACCGTTCTTCAGCCCGGTCTTCCCGTTCCCGATCATGTATGAGCTGACCATTCTGCTCTCCGCTTTCGGGACGCTCGGCGGCATGTTCATCACCAACCTGCTTCCGCAGCACTACAACTCCCTTTTTAACAGTGATACATTCCTGGAAGTGGCCGGCGACCGCCTGGTCATCGCGATTGAATCCCGCGATCCGAAATTTGATCCTGTCGCCACCCGGCAGTTCCTCGAGGAAATCGGGGGCTCCGACATCGAGGAGGTCAGCGCGTAA
- the nrfD gene encoding NrfD/PsrC family molybdoenzyme membrane anchor subunit produces MATTSHESSMDPALLAKVQPAELVEQPLVTNNRDFNWVTDKICRIVETPTPIWWWVCMAVALLTAAFTGLGLLWLVSTGVGVWGLANPINWGWAIVNFVFWIGIGHAGTLISAVLCLLKQGWRTSINRAAEAMTIFAVVCAGIFPLFHVGRVWFAWWLFPLPNANGIWPQFRSPLEWDVFAVSTYGTVSVLFWYMGMIPDLGVLRDRAVQRLKAGAYEGATECKKKLSYGMDVFRKYFYAVFAMGWRNAGNHWRNYEMAYLILAGLSTPLVLSVHTIVSFDFAVAQLPGWHTTIFPPYFVAGAIFSGFGMVLTLMLPLRAIYGMHDLITQRHIDNMCKICLGTGSIVGYAYIMEFFIAWYGANPYESFAFINRAFGQYWWAYIMMFSCNVFTPQLFWFKKVRQNWTVVWVMSIFINVGMWFERFVITVTSLANDFLPSSWGYYSPTIVDIFTFFGTFGLFSTLFLLFLRFLPLMPIAEIKFVMPQGDPHGHTGHGEDAQGGQH; encoded by the coding sequence ATGGCTACGACTTCACACGAAAGCTCCATGGACCCGGCCTTGCTGGCCAAGGTGCAGCCTGCCGAGCTTGTCGAGCAACCCCTGGTCACGAACAACCGTGATTTCAACTGGGTGACCGACAAGATCTGCCGGATCGTCGAAACACCGACGCCGATCTGGTGGTGGGTATGCATGGCGGTCGCGCTCCTGACTGCCGCCTTCACCGGCCTCGGTCTGCTCTGGCTCGTCAGTACCGGTGTCGGTGTCTGGGGCCTGGCCAACCCGATCAACTGGGGCTGGGCGATTGTTAACTTCGTTTTCTGGATCGGTATCGGCCACGCCGGTACCCTGATTTCCGCGGTGCTCTGCTTGCTCAAGCAGGGCTGGCGGACCTCGATCAACCGGGCGGCGGAGGCCATGACCATTTTCGCGGTGGTCTGTGCGGGTATTTTCCCGCTCTTCCACGTGGGCCGGGTCTGGTTCGCCTGGTGGCTCTTTCCCTTGCCCAATGCCAACGGGATCTGGCCGCAGTTCCGCTCGCCGCTGGAATGGGACGTCTTCGCGGTCTCGACCTACGGTACGGTGTCGGTGCTCTTCTGGTACATGGGGATGATTCCCGACCTCGGCGTGTTGCGCGACCGTGCGGTCCAGCGCCTGAAGGCCGGTGCCTACGAAGGTGCGACCGAGTGCAAGAAGAAGCTGTCCTACGGCATGGATGTCTTCCGCAAGTATTTCTACGCGGTCTTCGCGATGGGCTGGCGCAATGCCGGTAACCACTGGCGCAACTATGAAATGGCCTATCTGATCCTGGCCGGTCTTTCCACGCCGCTGGTGCTCTCCGTGCACACGATCGTGTCCTTCGACTTCGCGGTCGCCCAGTTGCCCGGCTGGCACACCACCATCTTCCCGCCGTACTTCGTGGCCGGGGCGATTTTCTCCGGTTTCGGCATGGTGCTGACCCTGATGCTTCCGCTGCGTGCGATCTACGGCATGCACGACCTGATCACCCAGCGTCACATCGACAACATGTGCAAGATCTGCCTGGGTACCGGTTCGATCGTGGGCTACGCCTACATCATGGAGTTCTTCATCGCCTGGTACGGTGCGAACCCCTACGAAAGCTTCGCCTTTATCAACCGTGCCTTCGGCCAGTACTGGTGGGCCTACATCATGATGTTCAGCTGCAACGTCTTCACCCCGCAGCTCTTCTGGTTCAAGAAGGTCCGCCAGAACTGGACGGTCGTCTGGGTCATGTCGATCTTCATCAACGTGGGCATGTGGTTCGAGCGTTTCGTCATCACCGTGACCTCGCTGGCCAATGACTTCCTTCCCAGCAGCTGGGGCTACTACTCACCGACGATCGTGGATATCTTCACCTTCTTCGGCACCTTTGGCCTCTTCAGTACGCTATTCCTCTTATTCCTTCGCTTCCTGCCGCTCATGCCGATCGCTGAAATCAAGTTCGTCATGCCGCAGGGCGATCCGCACGGGCATACCGGCCACGGTGAAGATGCACAAGGAGGGCAACACTAA
- a CDS encoding TAT-variant-translocated molybdopterin oxidoreductase: MNDPELSGPRYWKSLDDLAETPAFRDWVEREFPAGASELEGVNRRHFMKVMAASFGLAGLGMAGCRRPKQHILPYAQQPENVIPGVPFYYSSSMPGARGNMPVIVETHEGRPTKVEGNPSYKPYGGGTDVYTQASILDLYDPDRATKSRAGSAAISQAAVRDRLAAITAAHTADDGAGLVFLAEPSSSPSRARLVKALQAKFPEATWAEYTAIDGTASVQAATAVFGKPLRGLPKFESAKRVLSLDADFLGADENATGMSRAFTKTRKVKDAKEAEKMSRLYVVESSMSSTGAMADHRLRLSSSQLAAFAAQVGAAVLKAKHAGGGLAGQLDKLGHALDVDHKWVEECAADLVENAGHALVVAGEHLPKSVHAVVAVINAALSAPIDYIEVPAVPAGIAEVAQKLEAGEVKTLITLGGNPAYDAPVDLDWASLQGKAELSVHFGYSYNETSAVSGLFIARSHYLECWGDGRTFDGTLVPVQPMIEPLFQTFNELEVLALLAGADVVDPYEIAVATFKAEGGKDYTKFLSDGLLKDSAAKPAKASIDYAKAATALSVEDFTTGSLGTDNLEVRFAPSSHAYDGRYANNGWLMECPDPMTKLTWDNAILISPRLAKELQEKWGVQIFPDLAKMSKGYAFFKGAKGELQSNKAQFNRGKEEAVVAKLTLNGRTIEAPIHVVPGMANYTVVLPLGMGRKQVGRVGTGVGFDAFAVRSSDGLGIALGAAIELTEKTYRLANTQEHWSMEGRAIVREGNAAYYAEHNDFATKMGVESHAPANYGKNDDQSLQEKSLNNYRGNSAYEHPKFDKAPPNVDVWKGQEDKLPRIQQWGMAIDLNSCTGCTACVVACQSENNIPIVGKDQVLRGREMHWFRLDRYFSAETYNASEVPEDVQVSFMGMLCQHCENAPCESVCPVNATVHDRQGINTMAYNRCVGTRYCANNCPYKVRRFNFFDWNKRKIGDFYKGPFGAVEEPELEKMRANPDVTVRMRGVMEKCTFCVQRIESAKIKQKREAGASNDVHVADGVIRTACQQVCPTDAISFGDISDPESEVSKLKASDRNYSVLGYLNARPRITYLARLRNPNKKMPDYYAKPYAYKAYDERYGHGSGAAHGGEHGDPHAADSHAMESHGAEDAHGDSHEATPSAH; encoded by the coding sequence ATGAACGATCCTGAACTTTCTGGACCTCGCTACTGGAAGAGCCTCGACGATCTCGCCGAGACACCCGCATTCCGCGATTGGGTAGAGCGTGAATTCCCGGCCGGGGCTTCCGAACTGGAAGGCGTGAACCGCCGCCACTTCATGAAGGTGATGGCTGCCTCCTTCGGCCTGGCCGGCCTTGGCATGGCCGGTTGCCGCCGTCCCAAGCAGCACATCCTTCCGTATGCCCAGCAGCCGGAGAACGTGATTCCCGGTGTGCCTTTCTATTACAGCTCGTCCATGCCGGGCGCCCGCGGCAACATGCCGGTGATCGTGGAAACCCACGAGGGCCGACCGACCAAGGTCGAAGGCAACCCGAGCTACAAGCCCTACGGCGGCGGCACGGATGTCTACACCCAGGCCAGCATCCTGGACTTGTATGATCCGGACCGCGCGACCAAGAGTCGTGCCGGCAGCGCTGCGATTTCGCAGGCCGCGGTGCGTGACCGTCTGGCTGCCATCACTGCCGCACATACGGCCGACGACGGCGCCGGCCTGGTTTTTCTGGCCGAGCCGAGCAGCTCCCCGAGCCGCGCCCGCCTGGTCAAGGCGCTGCAAGCCAAATTCCCTGAAGCGACCTGGGCGGAATACACCGCGATCGACGGCACCGCTTCGGTGCAAGCCGCCACTGCGGTCTTCGGGAAGCCGCTTCGCGGGCTGCCCAAGTTTGAATCGGCCAAGCGTGTCCTTTCCCTGGATGCGGACTTCCTCGGCGCGGACGAAAATGCCACCGGCATGAGCCGCGCCTTCACCAAGACCCGCAAGGTCAAGGATGCGAAGGAAGCCGAGAAAATGAGCCGCCTGTATGTGGTGGAGAGCAGCATGAGCTCGACGGGTGCGATGGCGGACCACCGCCTGCGCCTGAGCAGCAGCCAGCTGGCCGCCTTTGCCGCGCAAGTGGGTGCCGCCGTACTGAAGGCGAAGCACGCGGGTGGGGGACTGGCCGGTCAACTGGACAAGTTGGGGCACGCATTGGACGTCGACCACAAGTGGGTGGAAGAATGTGCGGCTGACCTCGTGGAAAATGCCGGCCATGCGCTGGTGGTCGCCGGCGAGCACTTGCCGAAGTCCGTACATGCGGTTGTGGCCGTGATCAACGCCGCGCTTTCCGCACCGATCGACTACATCGAAGTCCCGGCTGTTCCGGCCGGTATCGCCGAGGTGGCCCAGAAGCTTGAGGCCGGCGAAGTCAAAACGCTCATTACATTGGGCGGCAATCCGGCCTATGATGCACCGGTCGACCTCGACTGGGCCAGCCTGCAGGGCAAGGCGGAACTTTCCGTCCACTTCGGCTACAGCTACAACGAAACCTCCGCGGTTTCCGGTCTTTTCATTGCGCGTTCCCACTATCTGGAATGCTGGGGCGACGGCCGCACCTTTGACGGCACGCTGGTCCCGGTCCAGCCGATGATCGAGCCACTCTTCCAGACCTTCAACGAACTGGAAGTCCTGGCCCTGCTGGCCGGTGCCGATGTGGTCGATCCCTACGAAATCGCCGTGGCGACCTTCAAGGCCGAAGGGGGCAAGGACTACACCAAGTTCCTCAGCGACGGTCTACTCAAGGACAGCGCAGCCAAGCCGGCCAAGGCTTCGATCGACTATGCGAAGGCCGCCACTGCGCTGAGCGTGGAGGACTTTACCACCGGCTCTCTCGGAACGGACAATCTTGAAGTCCGCTTTGCGCCCAGCTCGCATGCCTATGACGGCCGCTACGCCAACAACGGTTGGTTGATGGAATGCCCGGACCCGATGACCAAGCTGACCTGGGACAACGCCATCCTGATCAGCCCGCGTCTGGCCAAGGAGCTCCAGGAGAAATGGGGCGTGCAGATTTTCCCCGACCTGGCTAAGATGAGCAAGGGCTACGCCTTCTTCAAGGGGGCCAAGGGCGAGCTGCAAAGCAACAAGGCACAGTTCAACCGCGGCAAGGAAGAAGCGGTTGTGGCGAAGTTGACCTTGAACGGCCGCACTATCGAGGCACCGATTCACGTGGTTCCCGGCATGGCGAACTACACGGTCGTCCTGCCCCTTGGCATGGGCCGCAAGCAAGTCGGCCGCGTCGGTACCGGTGTCGGGTTTGACGCCTTTGCGGTGCGTTCCTCCGACGGTCTCGGCATCGCACTTGGTGCCGCCATTGAGCTGACGGAAAAGACTTACCGCCTGGCCAACACCCAGGAGCACTGGTCCATGGAAGGCCGTGCCATCGTCCGCGAGGGGAATGCCGCCTACTACGCCGAGCATAACGACTTCGCCACCAAGATGGGGGTCGAGTCCCACGCGCCGGCCAACTACGGCAAGAACGACGACCAGTCCCTGCAGGAGAAGTCGCTCAACAACTACCGCGGCAACTCCGCCTACGAACATCCGAAGTTCGACAAGGCACCGCCCAATGTCGATGTCTGGAAGGGGCAAGAAGACAAGCTGCCGCGCATCCAGCAGTGGGGCATGGCGATCGATTTGAACAGCTGCACCGGCTGTACCGCCTGTGTGGTGGCCTGCCAGAGCGAGAACAACATTCCGATCGTGGGCAAGGACCAGGTCCTGCGCGGCCGCGAGATGCACTGGTTCCGTCTGGACCGCTACTTCTCGGCCGAGACCTACAACGCCAGCGAAGTGCCGGAAGATGTGCAGGTGTCCTTCATGGGGATGCTTTGCCAGCACTGTGAGAACGCCCCCTGTGAAAGCGTCTGCCCGGTCAATGCGACCGTCCACGACCGTCAGGGCATCAACACCATGGCTTACAACCGCTGCGTCGGCACCCGTTACTGCGCGAACAACTGTCCGTACAAGGTGCGCCGCTTCAACTTCTTTGATTGGAACAAGCGCAAGATCGGCGACTTCTACAAGGGCCCCTTCGGCGCGGTCGAAGAACCCGAACTGGAAAAGATGCGTGCCAATCCGGACGTCACCGTGCGCATGCGCGGGGTGATGGAAAAGTGCACCTTCTGTGTCCAGCGCATCGAGTCGGCCAAGATCAAGCAGAAGCGCGAAGCCGGTGCCTCCAACGACGTGCACGTCGCCGACGGCGTCATCCGCACGGCCTGCCAACAGGTCTGCCCGACCGACGCGATCAGCTTCGGCGATATTTCCGATCCGGAATCGGAAGTTTCCAAGCTGAAGGCCAGCGACCGCAACTACTCGGTGCTCGGCTACCTGAACGCCCGTCCGCGTATTACCTACCTGGCGCGTCTGCGTAATCCGAACAAGAAGATGCCGGATTACTATGCAAAGCCGTATGCCTACAAGGCCTACGACGAGCGTTACGGCCACGGTTCCGGTGCCGCCCACGGCGGTGAGCACGGGGACCCGCATGCCGCAGACAGTCACGCAATGGAAAGCCACGGTGCGGAGGACGCACACGGCGACTCCCACGAAGCAACACCTTCCGCCCACTAA
- a CDS encoding cytochrome c3 family protein: protein MANVFPKWVNTIPIKVIIAVILLGSGVTLGVTYYFTPKYTRVGYAPTQPVAFSHDLHATQLGIDCRFCHTFVDRSEHSNVPGTNVCMSCHSMVRKGDPMLAEVQKSFDTGEPIPWVRVHKTPDYVFFNHSIHVNRGISCVECHGEINKMDVVEHAKPLSMAFCLDCHRNPEQFIRPQEEVYNLDWERPTDPEELAEIEGFVHDWGVNPPQSCSGCHR, encoded by the coding sequence ATGGCGAATGTATTTCCGAAGTGGGTCAATACGATCCCGATCAAAGTCATCATCGCGGTTATCCTGCTAGGTTCAGGAGTAACCCTAGGAGTGACCTATTATTTTACGCCGAAGTATACCCGGGTCGGGTATGCCCCGACACAGCCGGTGGCCTTTAGCCATGACCTGCATGCCACGCAGCTGGGAATTGACTGTCGTTTCTGTCATACCTTTGTGGACCGCTCGGAGCACTCGAATGTTCCCGGTACCAATGTGTGCATGAGCTGCCACAGCATGGTGCGTAAGGGCGACCCGATGCTGGCCGAGGTACAGAAGAGCTTTGATACCGGCGAGCCGATTCCCTGGGTACGGGTGCACAAGACGCCGGACTATGTCTTCTTCAATCACTCCATTCACGTGAACCGCGGGATCAGCTGCGTCGAGTGTCACGGTGAAATCAACAAGATGGATGTGGTGGAACATGCCAAGCCGCTGAGCATGGCCTTCTGTTTGGACTGCCACCGCAATCCGGAACAATTCATCCGCCCGCAGGAAGAAGTCTATAATCTCGACTGGGAGCGTCCGACCGATCCCGAGGAACTCGCCGAAATCGAGGGCTTTGTCCACGACTGGGGCGTCAACCCGCCACAAAGCTGCTCCGGCTGCCACCGCTAA
- a CDS encoding heavy metal translocating P-type ATPase, producing the protein MGASQQSPTESRAVVCTTGEQSCDALDEQLARSWLRVAVAAVFAGQGMVFSLAVNMTPPDYGSVAYWVLHGGLLFSALIVLTFLGGPLLQSTWGMLRARRLSIEGLFTLSLVGALGGSIVSTVTGQGGIFYEVVSIVIAIYTIGRMLGERSQSQLLLQSEQLRERFDQADLVDSGGVVTRMPVSELLPGNRVQVAPGQPFTVDGVILSGSGYVRETALSGEPVPVVRHPGDRVRAGTWSEDGLFVVKAEAVAGQRELDRILETVESTGGRPSELQEQANQLIQSFLPLVAGVSLVTAVYWSFMGSWTDAVLNSMAVLLVACPCALGLATPVAIWQGLFRLSRMGLVSRDGALLDALARTRKLFFDKTGTLSESALQVTELLVLDAWRAQRSELLAAVSVIERHLNHPVAQALVRASEGAPPAVQVHALRILAGEGVSAEVESAAGGHWQLKIGEASLGADREALAAGERQLREQGGKRVYVFEQGVPAAIFVLKEQAREGLDAVWRELGKLGVDAAVLTGDPRPELSLPEELEVAAGLSAADKETRVQAAGEAGLCPILVGDGLNDASAMSCAAASVAMGSGVPMTRTVATGQLVNDRLSVLPEAITLARRIRRRLKGNLIYAAAYNSLGMLLAACGWLHPVFAALIMLISSFWVTARALGAVKKNKEI; encoded by the coding sequence ATGGGCGCTTCCCAACAGTCTCCTACCGAATCCCGTGCCGTGGTCTGCACCACGGGCGAACAAAGTTGCGATGCCCTCGACGAGCAGCTCGCACGCTCCTGGTTGCGTGTGGCGGTGGCGGCGGTCTTTGCCGGACAGGGCATGGTCTTTTCGCTGGCGGTCAATATGACCCCTCCGGACTATGGCTCGGTCGCGTACTGGGTGCTGCACGGCGGGCTCTTGTTTTCCGCCCTGATCGTGTTGACTTTCCTCGGGGGACCGCTCCTGCAGTCGACCTGGGGGATGTTGCGGGCGCGCCGGCTTTCGATTGAGGGACTCTTCACCCTGAGCCTCGTCGGGGCGCTGGGAGGTTCGATCGTGAGCACTGTGACGGGGCAGGGCGGGATCTTTTACGAGGTGGTTTCCATCGTCATCGCGATCTATACGATCGGGCGCATGCTGGGCGAGCGCTCACAGTCCCAGCTCCTGCTGCAGAGCGAGCAGCTGCGCGAACGCTTTGACCAGGCCGATTTGGTGGATTCGGGCGGTGTGGTCACCCGGATGCCGGTGTCCGAGCTCCTTCCGGGCAACCGGGTACAGGTCGCTCCCGGTCAGCCATTCACGGTGGATGGCGTGATTCTTTCGGGCTCCGGCTATGTGCGGGAGACCGCGCTCAGTGGAGAGCCTGTGCCGGTGGTGCGCCATCCCGGGGATCGTGTGCGTGCGGGCACCTGGTCGGAGGACGGACTCTTCGTGGTGAAGGCGGAAGCGGTGGCTGGGCAGCGTGAACTCGATCGCATTCTGGAGACGGTGGAAAGTACCGGTGGCCGGCCCTCCGAGTTGCAGGAGCAGGCGAACCAGCTGATCCAGTCCTTCCTGCCCCTGGTGGCGGGGGTGAGCCTGGTGACCGCGGTCTATTGGTCCTTCATGGGCAGTTGGACCGATGCAGTGCTGAACAGCATGGCGGTCCTGCTGGTGGCCTGTCCCTGTGCCCTCGGCTTGGCCACGCCGGTGGCGATCTGGCAGGGCCTTTTCCGGCTCTCGCGGATGGGGCTGGTGAGCCGGGACGGTGCTTTGCTCGACGCCCTCGCACGCACCCGGAAACTGTTTTTCGACAAGACCGGAACCCTCAGCGAGTCCGCACTTCAGGTTACGGAATTGCTGGTGCTGGATGCCTGGCGAGCGCAACGGTCCGAGCTGCTCGCGGCGGTGTCTGTGATCGAGCGCCACTTGAACCATCCGGTGGCTCAGGCGCTGGTTCGTGCCAGCGAAGGCGCCCCTCCCGCAGTGCAGGTGCATGCCTTGCGCATACTCGCGGGGGAAGGGGTGTCTGCGGAGGTGGAAAGTGCCGCTGGCGGTCATTGGCAATTAAAGATCGGCGAGGCCAGTTTGGGGGCCGATCGCGAAGCGCTCGCGGCCGGAGAGCGGCAGCTTCGCGAGCAGGGCGGCAAGCGTGTGTATGTCTTTGAGCAAGGCGTGCCAGCGGCAATCTTCGTGCTGAAGGAACAGGCGCGCGAGGGGCTTGACGCTGTTTGGCGTGAGCTTGGCAAACTGGGGGTGGACGCCGCGGTGCTGACCGGGGATCCCCGGCCCGAACTGAGCCTGCCGGAAGAATTGGAAGTCGCTGCCGGATTGAGCGCGGCGGACAAAGAGACGCGTGTTCAAGCGGCCGGTGAGGCGGGATTGTGCCCCATCCTGGTCGGGGACGGCTTGAATGACGCCAGTGCCATGAGCTGCGCCGCGGCTTCGGTCGCTATGGGCAGCGGTGTGCCGATGACGCGTACGGTGGCCACCGGACAACTGGTCAACGACCGGTTATCCGTGCTGCCGGAAGCCATCACCTTGGCCCGTCGTATCCGCCGTCGCTTGAAGGGAAATTTGATCTATGCCGCCGCTTACAACTCGTTAGGGATGTTGCTGGCCGCCTGCGGTTGGCTGCATCCGGTCTTCGCCGCACTGATCATGCTGATTTCCAGTTTTTGGGTGACCGCACGCGCGCTTGGAGCCGTTAAGAAAAATAAAGAAATTTAA